In one Candidatus Poribacteria bacterium genomic region, the following are encoded:
- a CDS encoding LamG domain-containing protein gives MKREILWCTSILLGIAALSLAAPPEDGLVLWFSFTKAPTGDTVEDLSGNGNDGRINGEVKWTSDGKYGGGMEFENGGIIVPNSDSLTFKDAITIALWLKSEKVPDAYRRLVTCGWAQNGSYILGIDNHWMNMAFAWDIKNSGGTRFDANLNGLCIPGEWQFVTGTYDGEKLRLYVDGELKKESVASGKINGTFDIEIGWGDAPPGAGPFVGVMDEVRLYNRALSDDEVKRCMEEPSIQALNPCGKLSTLWGEVKKSMK, from the coding sequence ATGAAGAGGGAGATTCTCTGGTGCACCAGTATCCTTTTAGGGATAGCGGCCTTGTCGCTTGCCGCTCCTCCAGAAGATGGGTTGGTCCTGTGGTTCAGCTTCACAAAAGCGCCCACAGGCGATACGGTCGAAGATCTCTCGGGAAACGGCAACGACGGACGGATAAACGGAGAGGTCAAGTGGACCTCCGATGGAAAATACGGCGGAGGAATGGAGTTCGAAAACGGGGGTATCATCGTCCCTAATTCGGACTCTCTGACGTTCAAAGACGCCATCACGATAGCGCTATGGTTGAAAAGCGAGAAAGTCCCCGATGCCTATAGGAGGCTGGTCACCTGTGGATGGGCGCAAAACGGAAGCTATATACTCGGCATAGACAATCATTGGATGAACATGGCCTTCGCCTGGGACATAAAAAACAGCGGGGGGACGAGGTTCGATGCCAACCTGAACGGACTCTGTATTCCGGGCGAGTGGCAGTTCGTGACGGGAACCTATGACGGAGAGAAACTCAGGCTCTACGTCGACGGCGAGCTCAAAAAGGAAAGCGTCGCAAGCGGGAAGATAAACGGCACGTTCGACATAGAGATAGGCTGGGGCGATGCTCCTCCAGGCGCAGGCCCCTTCGTGGGAGTGATGGATGAGGTTAGACTCTACAACAGGGCCCTCTCCGACGATGAGGTCAAGAGATGCATGGAGGAGCCCTCGATTCAAGCTTTAAATCCCTGTGGTAAACTCTCAACCCTTTGGGGCGAGGTCAAAAAGAGCATGAAGTAA